A single region of the Elizabethkingia sp. JS20170427COW genome encodes:
- a CDS encoding 5-formyltetrahydrofolate cyclo-ligase → MQFFTKSELREIYKQKRKAMSDEDIAFLSQKIIENYILQFSIYENQNVSVFLPIEKQNEINTNLLVKYFWEKRINVYVPKVIGDKMISVAYTPNTVLVKSKWGILEPQEDIDSKVEFSQVITPLLYADPLGNRIGYGKGFYDKFFVSLSHQPIKVGFNFFPAKEGILDPDPLDIQLDYLVTPEGILSF, encoded by the coding sequence ATGCAGTTTTTTACCAAATCCGAGTTAAGAGAAATCTATAAACAAAAAAGAAAAGCAATGTCTGATGAAGACATTGCTTTTTTATCTCAAAAAATCATAGAAAATTATATTTTACAATTTTCTATATATGAAAATCAGAACGTTAGTGTTTTCTTACCCATCGAAAAACAAAATGAAATCAACACCAATCTTTTGGTAAAGTACTTCTGGGAGAAAAGGATTAATGTATATGTTCCTAAAGTAATAGGAGATAAAATGATTTCTGTGGCTTACACTCCAAATACGGTATTGGTAAAAAGCAAATGGGGAATTTTAGAACCTCAAGAAGATATAGATTCAAAAGTTGAGTTTTCCCAAGTAATTACCCCTCTTTTATACGCCGATCCATTAGGAAATAGGATAGGTTATGGGAAGGGGTTTTATGACAAATTTTTCGTATCGCTTTCCCATCAGCCTATTAAGGTTGGCTTTAATTTTTTTCCAGCTAAGGAAGGGATTTTAGATCCGGATCCTCTCGATATTCAATTGGATTATTTAGTAACTCCTGAAGGGATACTATCCTTTTGA
- a CDS encoding ferredoxin, giving the protein MVIITLQRDKCIGCNYCAEFAPEFFRMSKKDGKSVLLKTTEKKGFYTLKTPIDDSFDTADKAAKACPVKIISVKKI; this is encoded by the coding sequence ATGGTCATTATTACACTACAAAGAGATAAATGCATTGGATGTAATTATTGTGCTGAATTTGCTCCTGAATTTTTTAGAATGTCTAAAAAGGATGGCAAATCAGTACTTCTGAAAACAACAGAAAAAAAAGGTTTTTATACCTTAAAGACTCCTATAGACGATTCTTTTGATACAGCCGATAAAGCAGCAAAAGCTTGTCCTGTGAAAATTATTTCCGTGAAAAAAATATAA
- a CDS encoding peptidase U32 family protein: MTNSGKIELMAPAGNFEALQAALDNGADSVYFGVEQLNMRARASMNFTIDDLEEIGRRCSEKGVRTYLTLNTIIYDHDLSIIKTLLDRAKAANLTAVIAMDQAVIAYARQIGMEVHISTQINITNIETVKFYALFADTMVMSRELSLTQVKKICEQIEREQIKGPSGNLVEIEIFGHGALCMAVSGKCYLSLHSHNSSANRGACKQNCRKKYTVIDQESGFEIELDNEYMMSPKDLCTIDFLDQVIDTGVKVLKIEGRGRAPEYVATVIKCYREAIDAVADGTFSQEKVADWMSRLETVYNRGFWSGYYLGQKLGEWSANPGSNATQKKVYIGKGRHFYPKSNIAEFLVEAYDLSIGDKILIQGPTTGSQEMVVENMMVDGKGASEKATKSDVITFKTDFRVRPSDKLYKVVKAEENA, from the coding sequence ATGACAAATAGTGGGAAAATAGAATTGATGGCACCCGCAGGTAATTTTGAAGCCTTGCAAGCGGCTTTAGATAACGGGGCGGATTCTGTCTACTTCGGAGTAGAGCAGCTAAATATGCGTGCTCGCGCTTCGATGAATTTTACCATCGATGATTTAGAAGAAATCGGAAGAAGATGTAGTGAAAAAGGTGTAAGAACTTATCTTACCCTAAATACTATTATTTATGATCACGATTTATCGATTATAAAAACCCTTTTGGATCGTGCCAAAGCAGCTAATCTTACTGCTGTAATCGCAATGGACCAAGCGGTAATTGCTTATGCAAGACAAATAGGTATGGAGGTACACATCTCTACCCAAATTAATATCACCAATATCGAAACGGTTAAATTTTACGCTCTTTTTGCAGATACAATGGTAATGAGCCGCGAGTTAAGCCTTACTCAGGTGAAGAAAATTTGCGAGCAAATAGAAAGAGAACAAATAAAAGGGCCTTCAGGAAACTTGGTAGAGATAGAAATCTTTGGACATGGCGCTCTTTGTATGGCTGTTTCTGGAAAATGTTACCTGAGCTTACATTCCCATAACTCTTCTGCTAATAGAGGAGCTTGCAAACAAAATTGTAGAAAAAAATACACTGTAATCGATCAAGAATCTGGTTTTGAAATTGAACTAGACAATGAGTATATGATGTCTCCTAAAGATTTATGTACCATAGATTTCTTAGATCAGGTAATTGATACAGGAGTTAAAGTATTAAAAATTGAAGGTCGTGGACGTGCCCCTGAATATGTAGCAACAGTTATTAAGTGTTATCGAGAAGCTATTGATGCAGTAGCAGATGGTACTTTTAGCCAAGAAAAAGTGGCAGATTGGATGTCTAGACTAGAGACCGTATATAACAGAGGATTCTGGAGTGGTTATTACTTAGGCCAGAAGTTGGGTGAGTGGTCTGCAAACCCAGGATCTAACGCTACACAGAAAAAAGTTTATATCGGAAAAGGAAGACATTTCTACCCAAAATCCAATATCGCAGAATTCTTAGTGGAAGCCTATGATTTGAGTATTGGTGATAAAATATTAATCCAAGGTCCTACTACAGGTTCTCAGGAGATGGTGGTTGAAAACATGATGGTGGACGGAAAAGGAGCTTCAGAGAAAGCAACAAAATCTGATGTAATAACATTTAAAACTGATTTTAGAGTTCGCCCTTCTGATAAATTATACAAAGTGGTAAAAGCTGAGGAAAACGCTTAA
- the cysM gene encoding cysteine synthase CysM, whose amino-acid sequence MNILETIGNTPLVEVTKFHNNPKVKIFAKLEGNNPGGSVKDRPAYNMISSALERGDITKDTHLIEATSGNTGIALAMVASLYNMKIELVMPSNSTKERVATMNAYGAKVTLLETIEECRDYAERQAQENGYYLLNQFSNPDNYKAHMKTTGPEIWRDTKGKITHFVSAMGTTGTIMGNSIYLKEQNPNVTIVGCQPTEGSSIPGIRRWPKEYLPSIFNPSQVDIVVDVAESEAVSMSRELAKREAIFCGMSSGGAFSAALKVANQIEEGVVVFIVCDRGDRYLSSDLFSF is encoded by the coding sequence ATGAATATACTAGAAACAATAGGAAATACTCCTTTGGTAGAGGTAACAAAGTTTCACAATAACCCGAAAGTGAAAATTTTCGCAAAATTGGAAGGAAATAACCCGGGAGGATCCGTAAAAGATAGGCCTGCATATAATATGATTTCTTCGGCTTTGGAGAGAGGAGATATTACAAAGGATACTCATCTTATAGAAGCTACAAGTGGAAATACGGGGATTGCTCTAGCAATGGTTGCTTCTTTATATAATATGAAGATAGAGTTGGTAATGCCTAGCAACTCTACTAAGGAGAGAGTTGCAACCATGAACGCTTATGGAGCTAAAGTTACATTATTAGAAACTATTGAGGAGTGTAGAGATTATGCTGAACGCCAAGCTCAGGAGAACGGATATTATCTGTTGAATCAATTTTCCAATCCCGATAACTACAAAGCCCATATGAAAACAACGGGTCCAGAAATATGGAGGGATACAAAAGGAAAAATCACCCATTTTGTAAGTGCTATGGGAACAACAGGTACCATTATGGGAAACTCTATTTATTTAAAAGAGCAGAATCCTAATGTTACTATTGTTGGATGTCAGCCTACAGAAGGATCATCAATACCTGGGATTAGGAGATGGCCTAAAGAATATCTGCCGAGTATCTTCAATCCATCACAAGTAGATATCGTGGTAGATGTTGCGGAATCCGAAGCAGTATCTATGTCTAGGGAGTTGGCAAAAAGAGAAGCTATCTTTTGTGGGATGAGTAGCGGCGGTGCTTTTTCTGCAGCTTTAAAGGTTGCTAACCAAATAGAAGAAGGTGTTGTTGTTTTTATTGTTTGCGATAGGGGAGATCGTTATTTGAGTTCGGATTTGTTTTCCTTTTAG
- a CDS encoding S1C family serine protease, protein MNLKRLMPLAVVGVLSAATTVGTMHYLDNNNNNNQDFSYFHSSNKDAQFASLNTSAVGDDFVKAAKIAVPAVVTVKNYQKRAGRTQNMDQDLFDFFFGNPFGNGQRNQGQPQVPDGLPSGLGSGVIISPDGYIITNNHVVEHATKLEVQLSNKKTYTATLVGTDPSTDIALLKVEEKGLPYLNFANSDLAEVGQWVLAIGNPLGMTSTVTSGIISAKGRSIDLLREKSRTPIESFIQTDAVINRGNSGGALVNTNGDLVGINSAISSTTGYYQGYGFAVPSNLARKVVEDIKKFGIVQRAFLGTSNIDLSDEAVVKQYNLRNKANLKPGVGIYIVEVADNSGAKDAGLKSGDIIKKVDGQNITDFADLSLAIGRKRPGDSVSVTFLRDGKEITKNVVLKDQMGNTKYRSKAELSVKEKLGADFVTLNERQKVYFGINNGVGVVNIAEDGLLASIQMNNENIIIEINGKPVNSQKDIEKILDGYKGQVNVKYLDENGRLTSRGFKMP, encoded by the coding sequence ATGAACTTAAAAAGATTAATGCCTTTAGCAGTAGTAGGAGTTCTATCCGCAGCAACAACTGTAGGAACTATGCATTACTTAGATAACAACAATAATAATAACCAAGATTTCAGCTATTTTCACAGTTCAAATAAAGATGCGCAATTTGCGAGCCTTAACACCTCTGCTGTAGGAGATGACTTTGTAAAAGCTGCTAAAATTGCAGTTCCCGCAGTAGTTACCGTAAAAAACTATCAAAAAAGAGCAGGAAGGACACAAAACATGGATCAAGATTTATTTGACTTTTTCTTTGGAAACCCTTTTGGAAATGGGCAAAGAAATCAAGGTCAACCTCAAGTTCCAGATGGCTTACCTTCAGGCTTAGGTTCTGGTGTAATTATATCTCCTGATGGTTATATCATTACCAATAACCACGTAGTAGAACATGCTACTAAGCTAGAAGTACAACTTAGCAATAAAAAAACATATACCGCAACCCTAGTAGGTACTGACCCTAGTACCGATATCGCTCTTCTGAAAGTTGAAGAAAAAGGTTTGCCTTATCTTAACTTTGCCAATTCGGATTTAGCAGAAGTAGGACAATGGGTATTAGCTATTGGTAACCCTCTTGGGATGACTTCTACCGTAACCTCTGGTATTATTTCTGCAAAAGGAAGAAGTATAGATTTGCTTAGAGAAAAAAGTAGAACCCCTATCGAATCCTTTATACAGACCGATGCTGTAATCAATAGAGGAAACAGTGGTGGTGCATTGGTAAATACCAACGGTGATCTTGTAGGTATTAACTCTGCTATCTCATCAACCACTGGATATTACCAAGGTTATGGATTTGCAGTACCTTCTAACCTTGCCAGAAAAGTGGTAGAAGACATTAAAAAATTCGGAATTGTACAACGTGCCTTCTTAGGAACTTCCAATATCGACTTATCTGATGAGGCTGTTGTTAAACAGTACAACCTTAGAAATAAAGCCAACCTAAAACCTGGTGTAGGTATATACATTGTAGAGGTGGCAGATAATAGTGGTGCAAAAGATGCTGGATTAAAATCTGGTGATATTATTAAAAAAGTAGATGGACAAAACATTACCGACTTTGCAGATCTTTCCTTAGCTATTGGTAGAAAGAGACCTGGAGACAGCGTTAGCGTAACCTTCCTAAGAGATGGCAAAGAAATAACCAAAAATGTAGTATTAAAAGATCAAATGGGAAATACCAAATACCGTAGCAAAGCTGAGCTTTCTGTAAAAGAAAAATTAGGTGCTGACTTTGTTACCTTAAATGAACGCCAAAAAGTTTATTTTGGTATTAACAATGGTGTAGGTGTTGTTAATATTGCAGAAGATGGCCTACTAGCATCTATACAAATGAACAATGAAAATATCATTATTGAAATCAACGGTAAACCTGTTAATTCTCAAAAAGATATCGAGAAAATATTAGACGGGTACAAAGGTCAAGTAAATGTAAAATACCTTGACGAAAATGGTAGACTTACCAGCCGTGGTTTTAAAATGCCTTAA
- a CDS encoding RagB/SusD family nutrient uptake outer membrane protein yields MPKIARTQTKESLREIIRNERRIELALEGVRKADIRRWNIAPSVMHTIYDITNGLVQTRVWENKFIRFPYPQTAIDYNPLLQAAQTEKGY; encoded by the coding sequence ATGCCTAAAATAGCAAGAACCCAAACGAAGGAAAGTCTTAGAGAAATTATAAGAAACGAACGTCGTATTGAGTTAGCTTTGGAAGGCGTAAGAAAAGCCGACATTAGAAGATGGAATATTGCCCCATCTGTAATGCATACTATTTATGATATTACCAATGGGCTTGTTCAGACAAGGGTGTGGGAAAATAAATTCATCCGTTTCCCTTATCCTCAAACGGCAATAGATTATAATCCGCTATTGCAAGCAGCACAAACAGAAAAAGGCTACTAA
- a CDS encoding RagB/SusD family nutrient uptake outer membrane protein, whose translation MTEASEVLPLSYAGGSGNEKGRITKGAALALKARVQLYYSMWADAATTAKQVMDLGTYSLFKVTEVKANDLDRNDGYENLIDFTSEEDKENFYKGLASYQQLFWQTNEGNNEAILTSQFLTNSSYEWSSGIYTILMPNQVSGWSSITPTVELVDAYWKRDGSKFTAPTPQERANYYNDGNVKPEYINEFRNRDTRLYAGIMFPTSKWNKLETNFTFNWPRGGNNTSKTGYNFKKLVDPNFKVGQYNSPQNYPLIRYAEVLLTYAEAKMTRLDQIVLFMML comes from the coding sequence TTGACAGAGGCTTCAGAAGTGTTACCTCTATCTTATGCAGGAGGTTCTGGTAATGAAAAAGGTAGGATTACCAAAGGTGCAGCATTGGCATTGAAAGCAAGAGTTCAGCTTTATTATTCAATGTGGGCAGATGCGGCTACAACAGCTAAACAAGTAATGGATTTAGGAACATATTCATTATTTAAAGTTACTGAGGTAAAAGCAAACGATCTTGATAGAAATGATGGATATGAAAATCTTATTGATTTTACTTCCGAAGAAGATAAAGAAAATTTCTATAAAGGCTTAGCAAGTTACCAACAGTTGTTTTGGCAAACAAATGAGGGAAATAACGAAGCTATTTTAACTTCACAATTCCTAACCAATAGTTCATACGAATGGTCTAGTGGGATTTATACCATACTAATGCCTAACCAAGTAAGTGGATGGAGTTCTATCACTCCAACTGTAGAATTGGTAGATGCGTATTGGAAGAGAGATGGTTCTAAATTCACAGCTCCTACTCCTCAAGAAAGAGCTAACTATTATAATGATGGCAATGTAAAACCAGAATATATTAATGAGTTTAGAAATAGAGATACTCGTTTGTATGCGGGTATTATGTTCCCGACGAGTAAATGGAATAAGTTAGAAACTAATTTCACATTTAACTGGCCAAGAGGTGGTAATAATACCTCAAAAACAGGTTATAACTTTAAGAAATTAGTGGATCCTAACTTTAAGGTAGGCCAGTACAATTCTCCTCAGAATTATCCATTAATTCGTTACGCTGAGGTATTGTTAACTTACGCTGAAGCAAAAATGACCAGGCTGGACCAGATAGTACTATTTATGATGCTTTAG
- a CDS encoding RagB/SusD family nutrient uptake outer membrane protein yields the protein MKKLIIPIFSAAALAFSLNSCNLDRFPEDQITSETFWTSERDALLGLNGIYSIIGDEAYTSWYNDAFADNAYTQYSWESSATIASAGDITANNDFGYSWTTIRRANTFMSKIGDVSMDTQKKERFIAEAKFLRALSYFNLAQTFGAIPLFEEPMPDKDKLAPVPEKDVI from the coding sequence ATGAAAAAACTTATTATACCCATCTTCTCCGCAGCAGCACTAGCTTTTAGTTTAAACTCTTGTAACTTGGATAGATTTCCAGAAGACCAAATTACAAGTGAAACCTTCTGGACTTCTGAAAGAGATGCTCTTTTAGGATTAAATGGTATTTATTCCATCATTGGGGATGAAGCTTATACCAGCTGGTATAACGATGCTTTTGCTGATAATGCTTATACTCAGTATTCTTGGGAATCTTCAGCTACCATAGCATCTGCTGGTGATATTACTGCGAATAATGATTTTGGTTACAGTTGGACAACGATCAGGAGAGCCAATACTTTTATGTCTAAAATTGGAGACGTAAGCATGGATACCCAAAAGAAAGAACGCTTTATTGCGGAAGCTAAATTTCTGAGAGCTTTAAGTTACTTTAATTTAGCTCAGACTTTTGGAGCAATTCCTTTGTTTGAAGAACCGATGCCAGATAAGGATAAATTAGCTCCAGTTCCAGAGAAAGATGTAATTTAA
- a CDS encoding TonB-dependent receptor domain-containing protein yields the protein MPNSGLKWETVVSKNIGLDGSLFNRTVTFQIDAFDRLTKDILFKVPVPQEYGVGSGQWPSKNLAEVSNKGVEVSLGYQKGKGDFSYYVNANFAKIWNNVEKPQEPILSGLYILRQGDAVGSYFGYEAMGFIQQKIFRTITQGLVPIHNLEISKLKIKMEMG from the coding sequence ATCCCTAATTCTGGATTGAAGTGGGAGACTGTTGTATCTAAAAATATAGGGTTGGATGGTAGCTTGTTCAATAGAACAGTAACTTTCCAAATAGATGCTTTTGATAGATTAACAAAAGATATTTTATTTAAAGTTCCAGTTCCTCAAGAATATGGAGTAGGATCAGGTCAGTGGCCATCTAAAAACCTTGCTGAAGTTAGCAATAAAGGAGTTGAGGTTAGCTTAGGATACCAAAAAGGAAAAGGTGATTTTAGCTATTATGTGAATGCCAATTTTGCAAAAATCTGGAATAATGTAGAAAAACCACAAGAACCTATTCTTTCAGGGTTATATATCCTAAGACAAGGAGATGCTGTAGGTTCTTACTTCGGATATGAAGCAATGGGCTTTATACAGCAGAAGATCTTCAGAACAATTACCCAAGGATTAGTACCAATACACAACCTGGAGATATCAAAATTAAAGATCAAAATGGAGATGGGGTAA
- a CDS encoding TonB-dependent receptor plug domain-containing protein, with protein MQGALPGVTILSRPGNLRNDRGTPNIRGRGNLGSSSPLFVIDGVIASQTDFNSINPNDVENLTVLKDASAAIYGSRAAYGVILVTTKKGRGGKVSIGYNGWSGYQMATYLPKTVGAVDFMTLRNEAASNAGKTVYYSAEEIEKAKSGLYPDLYPDTDWYKLVYRKAAPMMEYVVNFTGGGKTKYYLSLGYLNQESLVPGKNLDRYTARANTSTTVSKALTINSNLSFTKENIYSGSADDVTVSLARMTPTMVPVQSNGN; from the coding sequence ATGCAGGGAGCTTTACCAGGTGTAACCATCCTTTCTCGCCCAGGAAACTTAAGGAATGACAGAGGCACACCCAATATTAGAGGTAGAGGTAACTTGGGCTCATCATCTCCACTTTTTGTTATCGATGGGGTGATTGCTTCACAAACCGATTTTAATTCAATTAATCCAAACGATGTAGAAAACCTTACGGTACTTAAAGATGCTTCCGCGGCAATCTATGGTTCACGTGCTGCCTATGGAGTTATTTTGGTAACGACCAAAAAAGGTAGAGGAGGTAAAGTATCAATTGGATATAATGGATGGAGTGGTTATCAAATGGCTACTTATTTACCTAAAACCGTAGGTGCTGTAGATTTTATGACACTGCGTAATGAAGCCGCTAGTAATGCAGGAAAAACTGTCTATTACAGTGCTGAAGAAATAGAAAAAGCAAAATCAGGCTTATATCCTGATTTATATCCTGATACTGATTGGTATAAATTAGTATATAGAAAAGCAGCTCCTATGATGGAATATGTAGTAAATTTTACAGGAGGAGGAAAAACAAAATACTATTTAAGTTTAGGATATCTTAATCAAGAATCTTTGGTTCCTGGTAAAAACTTAGATAGATATACTGCAAGAGCAAATACTTCAACAACGGTAAGTAAAGCATTAACTATTAACTCTAATTTATCATTCACCAAAGAGAATATTTATAGCGGATCTGCAGATGATGTTACAGTATCTTTAGCAAGGATGACTCCAACCATGGTTCCCGTACAGTCTAACGGAAATTAG
- a CDS encoding RagB/SusD family nutrient uptake outer membrane protein, producing MKKYILSALVLTSVFSCNLEREPYAPVTDTIVTTPDGLQYLLNGAYRQLSDAGNGVVVNMFRNGIFGGDEINLSGTTTDSMMSFYDLVRNPTSDRINQIWYQGYKTIFIVNSILNNLQPGASAKTDHMLGEAHYLRAITNFFLLETFSKQYVFGRDNLGIPLKKTTDEADVPQRSTVGESYDFVVEDLLRAEQLMAGDTPTKIKASQAAAQALLARVYLFMGENDKAMEYANKVINSGLFSLVSTADLPKYSQFVPESNSETIFAFRFDETNYDAWYGLSSMFATIDGVGWGEMYVSDKYIQHIQMFPQDVRNQVIVPNYKENKTPTVYWTEFNNTNKTYEYKIYPAQVDANGNHVSFVKDGVTYPILTDHLTYGGAAYIKPYAMINGQKQYLTKEYTMNDRNGYPKYFMIKDSFQQQKDHLYSPIISRLAEMYLIRAEVNAKKGNTAAALQDVNLIRTRANAPKFTQLPTGKTALDVVMEERWLEFAYEGHRKFDLIRNKMAIDRRFPGTHLSQTKTKQIVQPDDNDLVFFIPENEVNRSGITQNQ from the coding sequence ATGAAAAAATATATTTTAAGTGCTTTAGTTCTTACTTCTGTATTCTCTTGTAATTTAGAAAGGGAGCCTTACGCGCCTGTTACCGATACCATTGTAACAACTCCAGATGGATTGCAATACTTGTTAAATGGAGCATACCGACAACTAAGTGACGCAGGGAATGGGGTAGTGGTTAACATGTTTAGAAATGGTATTTTTGGTGGGGATGAAATCAATTTAAGTGGGACAACCACCGATAGTATGATGTCTTTCTATGATTTGGTAAGAAATCCTACGAGTGATCGTATTAACCAAATATGGTATCAGGGATATAAGACAATATTTATTGTGAATAGTATTCTGAATAATCTTCAGCCAGGAGCTTCAGCTAAAACGGATCATATGTTAGGAGAAGCTCACTATCTAAGAGCGATTACTAACTTTTTCCTTTTAGAAACTTTCTCAAAGCAATATGTATTTGGTAGAGATAATTTAGGGATTCCTTTAAAGAAAACAACGGATGAGGCGGATGTTCCTCAGCGTTCTACAGTAGGAGAAAGTTATGATTTTGTTGTGGAAGACTTGTTGAGGGCAGAGCAATTAATGGCGGGGGATACTCCTACAAAAATCAAGGCTTCTCAAGCAGCGGCTCAAGCATTGCTAGCTAGAGTATACTTATTTATGGGAGAAAATGACAAAGCTATGGAATATGCCAATAAGGTAATTAATAGCGGATTGTTTTCTTTAGTTTCTACAGCAGACTTACCAAAATATTCACAATTTGTCCCTGAAAGCAATAGCGAAACAATCTTTGCTTTCCGTTTTGATGAAACCAATTATGACGCATGGTATGGTTTGAGTTCAATGTTTGCAACTATCGATGGAGTAGGTTGGGGAGAAATGTACGTTTCAGATAAATACATTCAGCATATCCAAATGTTTCCTCAAGATGTACGTAATCAAGTAATTGTACCAAACTATAAGGAAAATAAAACACCTACCGTTTATTGGACAGAGTTTAATAATACCAACAAAACTTATGAATATAAGATTTACCCAGCACAGGTAGATGCTAATGGTAATCATGTATCATTTGTAAAAGATGGAGTAACTTATCCAATATTAACAGATCATTTAACATATGGTGGAGCTGCTTATATCAAACCATATGCAATGATTAATGGTCAGAAGCAATATCTAACCAAGGAATACACCATGAATGATAGAAATGGTTATCCGAAATATTTTATGATTAAAGATTCTTTCCAACAGCAGAAAGACCATTTATATTCTCCTATTATTTCTAGATTGGCTGAAATGTACCTTATTAGAGCTGAGGTAAATGCTAAAAAAGGTAATACAGCAGCTGCATTACAAGATGTAAACTTAATTAGAACTAGAGCAAACGCTCCTAAGTTTACTCAACTGCCAACAGGAAAAACAGCATTAGATGTGGTAATGGAAGAAAGATGGTTAGAGTTTGCTTATGAAGGACATCGTAAATTCGATTTAATCAGAAATAAAATGGCTATCGATAGAAGATTCCCAGGAACTCATTTAAGCCAGACAAAAACCAAACAGATTGTACAACCAGATGACAATGATCTTGTTTTCTTTATTCCTGAGAATGAAGTAAATAGAAGTGGTATTACGCAAAACCAATAA